In Jeotgalibaca arthritidis, a single genomic region encodes these proteins:
- a CDS encoding methyl-accepting chemotaxis protein produces MSENESKKVIYQKSVGISALPYVFAAVVLPALIVYIGEKVISQELGDINRILIGTALILLLGGVVTFIAYKKLNSIIQLVINMLLGSYLRIREGDLTTQFTIKENRLFTSQIDPSKHYTHKNELQNITRAFSDMTHNFKDMVSRIQEQTNSVFRMSSELTEIAKQTNKSTEEVSQTIVSIAEETFIQTIEIKQMAEDVKILSDYFTQIEESLLRIGGYMEETNEANSINQTHMTNIDINGKKSNETLKTLMDSIFEVNDYVQKVQTMTKVISDISDQTNLLALNASIEAAHAGEQGKGFAVVAEEVRKLAEQSTIASNDISEIIEIVQEKSKEMVDNVRQTSENGATQSEAIKETLSSAKIVSDQVILVTNEITETIKLTDEMNGKKDFLLNSTKEILLVAENNAAGIQEVSANTEEILATMEEFSANIAEMNVISHQLKEKTDLFITQDNKEATLKIIEKLKK; encoded by the coding sequence ATGAGTGAAAATGAAAGTAAAAAGGTTATCTATCAAAAAAGTGTGGGGATATCGGCCTTACCGTATGTCTTTGCTGCAGTGGTTTTACCAGCTTTAATTGTTTATATTGGTGAGAAGGTCATCAGCCAAGAACTTGGGGATATAAATCGTATTTTGATTGGAACGGCCCTCATTCTTCTTTTAGGAGGAGTAGTAACGTTTATTGCTTATAAAAAGCTAAATAGTATTATCCAGCTTGTCATTAATATGCTATTAGGAAGCTATTTGAGAATTCGGGAAGGCGATTTGACAACGCAATTTACAATAAAGGAAAATCGTTTATTTACTTCTCAAATTGATCCATCCAAGCATTATACGCACAAAAATGAATTACAAAATATTACACGAGCATTCTCTGATATGACCCATAACTTTAAAGATATGGTTAGTCGTATTCAAGAACAAACTAATAGTGTCTTTCGTATGTCTTCTGAATTAACAGAAATCGCTAAGCAAACGAATAAATCAACGGAAGAGGTTTCTCAAACGATTGTTTCTATTGCAGAAGAAACATTTATCCAGACAATCGAAATAAAACAAATGGCAGAGGATGTTAAGATACTTTCTGATTATTTCACCCAAATTGAGGAGTCATTACTTCGTATTGGTGGCTATATGGAAGAAACAAATGAGGCAAACTCTATCAATCAAACTCATATGACAAATATTGATATTAATGGTAAAAAGTCAAATGAAACCTTGAAAACATTGATGGATAGTATTTTTGAAGTGAATGACTATGTTCAAAAAGTTCAAACGATGACTAAAGTGATTAGTGATATATCAGATCAAACTAACCTCCTGGCCTTGAATGCATCAATTGAAGCTGCACATGCTGGCGAACAAGGAAAAGGATTTGCAGTTGTTGCAGAAGAAGTTAGAAAACTAGCTGAACAAAGTACGATTGCTTCAAATGATATTAGTGAGATCATTGAGATTGTTCAAGAAAAATCGAAAGAAATGGTTGATAACGTTCGCCAAACATCAGAAAATGGCGCGACTCAATCAGAGGCCATTAAAGAAACCCTATCTTCAGCAAAAATTGTTTCTGATCAAGTTATTTTAGTTACAAATGAAATAACTGAAACGATTAAACTGACAGATGAAATGAATGGTAAAAAAGACTTCTTATTAAATAGTACGAAAGAAATCTTGTTAGTTGCTGAAAATAATGCAGCAGGTATCCAAGAAGTGTCAGCAAATACAGAAGAAATATTGGCTACGATGGAAGAATTCTCAGCAAATATTGCTGAAATGAATGTAATCTCTCACCAATTGAAAGAAAAAACAGATCTCTTTATTACTCAAGATAATAAGGAAGCGACCCTAAAAATCATCGAAAAATTGAAGAAATAA
- a CDS encoding AI-2E family transporter, translating into MRKGYMKDVLNAIMSGLVNYIKATLKLSALVYLILAIGLRLIGVDLWSLKALGIAFIDMIPILGSGIVMIPWAIIHFLIGNTTLAWQIGLLYIVIVVFRQIFEPVITGKAIGVRPLYTFLSTIVCMILFGPLGAILGAIIAVVIKSILEVRTFDEKGEPY; encoded by the coding sequence ATGAGAAAAGGATATATGAAAGATGTTTTAAATGCCATCATGTCAGGACTTGTTAATTATATAAAAGCAACACTAAAATTATCAGCGCTTGTGTACCTGATTTTAGCCATTGGATTAAGATTGATTGGCGTTGATCTCTGGTCTCTAAAGGCATTAGGTATTGCCTTTATTGATATGATTCCAATTCTTGGAAGTGGTATTGTAATGATTCCATGGGCGATTATTCACTTTTTAATTGGAAATACAACACTAGCATGGCAAATTGGATTGTTATACATTGTCATTGTCGTCTTTCGTCAAATCTTTGAACCGGTTATTACAGGAAAGGCAATTGGGGTGCGTCCGCTCTATACCTTTCTATCAACGATTGTCTGCATGATTTTGTTTGGCCCTTTAGGTGCTATTTTGGGTGCCATTATTGCAGTGGTTATTAAATCAATCCTTGAAGTAAGAACGTTTGATGAAAAAGGAGAGCCTTACTAG
- a CDS encoding lipocalin-like domain-containing protein → MKKTFKEQVIGSWELIEYSRVENGEKVYPLGKDATGFLIYSTDGYMSAQLMAAGRPSYTLGTLHDGTTEEMAAAAHGYHAYSGKYEVDEEKQTLYHHMTVSMIPNRLGQVQDRIIKVEGDRISITSQATTSKILWKRAENNQDNLR, encoded by the coding sequence ATGAAAAAAACATTCAAAGAGCAAGTCATTGGCAGTTGGGAATTAATTGAATATTCCAGAGTAGAAAATGGAGAAAAGGTTTACCCTCTTGGAAAAGATGCGACGGGATTTTTGATTTATTCAACGGATGGATACATGTCTGCTCAACTAATGGCAGCGGGCAGACCGTCTTACACATTAGGTACATTGCACGATGGAACAACGGAAGAAATGGCAGCAGCTGCTCATGGTTATCACGCTTATTCTGGAAAGTATGAGGTTGATGAAGAAAAGCAAACCCTTTATCACCATATGACCGTCAGCATGATTCCTAACCGTTTAGGTCAAGTACAAGATCGTATCATTAAGGTTGAAGGAGACCGGATTTCGATAACCTCACAAGCAACAACATCTAAAATTCTATGGAAACGTGCTGAAAATAACCAAGATAATCTCAGATAA
- a CDS encoding carbohydrate deacetylase gives MTKQLIITADDFGIDQATNEVIEELALGGKITATSLVMPAYAVKDAADRIKELPHISVGLHVTLTSDLTPIKWECQAPIDEEKPLVDKQGYFHNKYATAVEQSDSDAVLSEIAAQYYAGEQLGFNFDHLDSHDGILYGTDDKSFLSVALHFCQSHQLSFRFPRKKTSLSTALKKDHKKWLTFAEVKGIQLPDRIITHPNTRHFSSYPELKAYYMNELMQLSPGVTELCLHPSKESSDFVHNDDWQMRIWEYQLLCDDDFLRLLEEEDISLVSWKTVSQ, from the coding sequence ATGACTAAGCAATTAATTATCACGGCGGACGATTTTGGGATTGATCAGGCAACCAATGAAGTTATAGAAGAACTCGCTTTAGGTGGAAAAATTACGGCAACCTCTCTTGTTATGCCAGCCTATGCTGTAAAGGATGCAGCAGATCGAATAAAGGAGCTTCCGCATATCAGTGTTGGCCTTCATGTCACATTAACATCGGATTTAACACCTATCAAGTGGGAGTGCCAAGCGCCGATTGATGAGGAAAAACCACTTGTGGATAAGCAGGGCTATTTCCATAATAAATACGCAACTGCTGTTGAACAGTCGGATAGTGATGCTGTTTTATCTGAAATCGCAGCCCAATATTATGCAGGGGAACAATTAGGTTTTAATTTTGATCACTTAGACAGTCATGATGGTATTTTATATGGTACAGATGACAAGTCCTTTCTTTCAGTTGCCCTTCATTTTTGCCAAAGCCATCAGTTATCTTTCCGATTTCCCAGAAAGAAAACAAGTCTCTCAACAGCTTTAAAAAAAGACCATAAAAAATGGCTAACATTTGCAGAAGTAAAAGGGATCCAACTCCCCGATAGGATTATCACTCACCCAAATACAAGACACTTTTCATCTTATCCTGAATTAAAAGCTTACTATATGAACGAACTCATGCAACTTTCACCCGGTGTCACAGAATTGTGTCTACATCCATCAAAAGAGAGTAGTGACTTTGTCCACAATGACGATTGGCAAATGAGAATATGGGAGTATCAATTACTATGTGACGATGATTTTTTAAGGCTGTTAGAGGAAGAAGACATTTCACTTGTATCATGGAAAACGGTTAGTCAATAA
- a CDS encoding DUF554 domain-containing protein, producing the protein MILIGALVNGLAIFFGGGVGLFLKKGLSDRIGTAVMNALSLCVLYIGISGVLQGDNVLMVIIAMVLGTLIGESLDLNAKINQIGAWFEVRLLKPDSSDGPSISQGFVTASLVFCVGAMAIVGSLQSGLSANHDTLFAKSLIDGIAAIIMASSLGFGVLLSGILVFSYQASITLLASFLAPLLTETVINDMTCIGSLLIIGLALNMLKLTDLKVMNFSPAVFLPIILGLFL; encoded by the coding sequence TTGATTTTAATTGGTGCTTTAGTAAATGGCTTAGCTATTTTCTTTGGAGGCGGCGTTGGTCTTTTTTTGAAAAAGGGCCTTTCTGATCGAATTGGAACAGCTGTCATGAATGCTTTAAGTTTATGTGTCTTATATATTGGTATTAGTGGCGTTTTACAAGGTGATAATGTCTTGATGGTCATTATTGCGATGGTCCTTGGTACCTTAATTGGTGAGAGTTTAGACTTAAACGCTAAAATCAATCAAATTGGGGCCTGGTTTGAAGTTAGGCTTCTAAAACCAGACTCGTCTGATGGCCCTTCTATTTCACAAGGGTTTGTCACAGCAAGCTTAGTCTTTTGTGTAGGGGCAATGGCTATTGTCGGTTCCCTACAAAGTGGATTATCCGCTAACCATGATACCCTTTTTGCTAAATCCTTAATCGATGGGATTGCAGCTATTATTATGGCCTCTAGTTTAGGCTTTGGTGTCTTATTATCTGGCATACTCGTTTTTAGTTATCAAGCGAGTATTACTTTGCTAGCCAGTTTTTTAGCACCTCTTTTAACTGAAACAGTTATTAACGACATGACCTGTATCGGTTCATTATTAATTATTGGGTTAGCTCTTAATATGCTAAAACTAACCGATTTAAAAGTGATGAATTTTTCACCAGCTGTCTTTTTACCGATTATATTGGGTTTATTTCTATAA
- a CDS encoding class I SAM-dependent DNA methyltransferase, with product MTSFDNIAEDYDEDIYPLNTNEFIQPTVKALMSLSKGKDILEFGIGTGRIAIPLAKKGYQLSGIDYSKEMLAVLNRKKGSIDMLTYHGDMTLTRLDKSFDLVYLIFNGITYLLTLDEQLECFYNASRHLKSGGRFVVETFIPKVDQIVKDNVAPYALEEGYIGFDKYNLINQNMTSYQYSISEDGKSESYQTTHRYIWPSELALMGKLAGFKLIHQWQDWEGNDLEPGSDDCIMVFEKYK from the coding sequence ATGACTAGCTTTGATAATATAGCCGAAGATTATGATGAGGATATTTACCCTTTAAATACAAACGAATTTATCCAGCCAACAGTAAAAGCCTTGATGAGCTTATCTAAAGGAAAAGATATACTTGAGTTTGGCATAGGAACAGGGCGTATTGCTATTCCATTAGCTAAGAAAGGCTATCAATTATCAGGCATTGACTATTCAAAAGAAATGCTAGCTGTTCTAAACCGTAAAAAAGGGTCAATTGATATGCTGACCTATCATGGTGATATGACGCTAACACGGTTAGATAAATCATTTGACTTAGTCTATCTTATTTTCAATGGCATCACCTATTTACTCACTTTAGATGAACAGTTAGAGTGCTTTTACAATGCGTCTCGTCATTTGAAATCAGGCGGTCGTTTTGTTGTGGAGACCTTTATACCAAAAGTCGATCAAATTGTTAAAGACAATGTGGCCCCTTATGCCTTGGAAGAAGGGTATATTGGCTTCGATAAATACAATCTCATTAATCAAAACATGACATCTTATCAATACAGTATTTCTGAAGACGGGAAGAGTGAAAGTTATCAAACAACCCATCGCTATATTTGGCCGTCAGAGCTAGCGTTAATGGGTAAATTGGCTGGTTTTAAACTTATCCATCAATGGCAAGACTGGGAAGGCAATGACTTAGAACCAGGCAGTGATGATTGCATTATGGTTTTTGAAAAATATAAATAA
- a CDS encoding DsbA family oxidoreductase codes for MRIQVWTDFVCPFCYIGNEKLKRAIQAFEHHDQIEVEFKSYQLDPHAHYEEDKTMTESLSETKGLPQEQIKQMIEHLTTAAKEVDLTFRFDIAKNANTFDAHRLYQYAKSIDKGSSYMERVKKAYFTEGEVISDHDTLVKLAEEVGISKEDSLSILQSTAYSDNVKGDIEQARQIGIQGVPFFIFNNRYAISGAQPQELFAKTLETAWAEQ; via the coding sequence ATGAGAATTCAAGTTTGGACAGATTTTGTATGTCCATTTTGTTATATCGGAAATGAAAAATTAAAACGTGCTATCCAAGCGTTTGAGCATCATGATCAGATTGAAGTTGAATTTAAGAGTTATCAGTTAGACCCCCATGCTCACTACGAAGAAGATAAAACAATGACTGAAAGCCTTTCTGAAACAAAAGGTTTGCCACAAGAACAAATCAAGCAAATGATAGAACACCTCACAACAGCTGCTAAAGAGGTCGATTTGACTTTCCGTTTTGACATCGCTAAAAATGCCAATACCTTTGATGCTCACCGACTATACCAATACGCTAAGTCAATCGATAAAGGCTCGTCCTATATGGAACGCGTTAAAAAAGCTTATTTTACTGAGGGAGAAGTAATTAGCGACCATGATACACTCGTGAAATTAGCAGAAGAAGTTGGTATTTCTAAAGAAGATAGTTTATCCATTCTCCAATCAACTGCATACAGTGATAATGTTAAAGGTGACATTGAACAAGCTCGTCAAATTGGCATCCAAGGTGTGCCATTCTTCATCTTTAATAACCGCTATGCTATTTCCGGTGCACAGCCTCAAGAGCTGTTTGCTAAAACATTAGAAACTGCTTGGGCAGAACAGTAA
- a CDS encoding GntR family transcriptional regulator yields the protein MSKKYEDIAEELRRRIDQGIYQEGQMLPQQIALAEEFDVSRMTLKKAMDILAMEGLLFRKRGVGTFVHKSTLWNTSSYKATEYRGLTVQLPDKKVESEIISFDIQFPSEELQKILLLDSNEAVYHIIRLRIVDKKPYILEDTYYVVDIVKNLTEEIIYESIYEYIRSDLELKVGGAYRKISADTPSDVDIKHLDASENTPVLEVEQVVYLANGTPFEYSKSRSRFDMRSYTITDIIPH from the coding sequence ATGAGCAAGAAGTATGAAGATATAGCAGAAGAATTACGTCGACGTATTGATCAAGGTATCTATCAAGAAGGACAAATGCTGCCGCAACAAATTGCACTGGCAGAAGAATTCGATGTCAGTCGAATGACATTGAAGAAAGCAATGGATATTTTAGCAATGGAAGGCTTGTTATTTCGCAAACGCGGGGTAGGTACATTCGTACACAAAAGTACATTATGGAATACGTCTAGTTATAAGGCGACTGAGTATCGGGGATTAACTGTACAATTGCCAGATAAGAAGGTAGAAAGTGAAATCATTTCATTTGATATCCAGTTTCCATCTGAAGAGCTGCAAAAGATTCTTCTCTTGGACAGCAACGAAGCCGTTTATCACATTATTCGACTTAGAATTGTTGATAAAAAACCTTATATTCTAGAAGATACCTATTATGTTGTTGACATTGTCAAAAACTTAACAGAAGAAATTATTTACGAATCCATCTATGAATACATTCGTTCGGATCTTGAGTTAAAAGTTGGCGGTGCTTACCGTAAAATTAGTGCTGATACACCAAGTGATGTTGATATTAAACACCTGGATGCATCTGAAAACACACCTGTGTTAGAAGTAGAACAAGTTGTTTACTTGGCTAACGGCACACCATTTGAGTATTCGAAATCAAGAAGCCGGTTTGATATGCGTAGCTATACCATTACAGATATTATTCCTCATTAA
- a CDS encoding amidohydrolase: protein MMSLLDELTKKIDTKKTRMIDIRRYLHENPELSFEEEKTANYIRDFYKDVAVDSVETDVGGGHGVVVTIKGSHPGQTIALRADFDALPIEEETGLPYASKNKGVMHACGHDGHTAYMMILAESLAELKSQLKGTIKIIHQPAEEVPPGGALGIIKAGVLDDIDAIFGIHVMSPMETGTVYYRSGNTQTGRSYFKLKVQGKGGHGSSPHMANDAIVAASAFVMNCQTVVSRRIDPFDTAVVTIGSFDGKGTFNIIKDSVVLEGDVRSMSDEAREMVESQIRQMAEGLATTYGVSIELEYANDYPVLYNDPAITDRVQAALEGARIPEIKAVVETAPQPPSEDFAYYLKEKPGCFFYVGARPAEGPWYPHHHPKFDINEDSLIISAKAMAAVVADFCG from the coding sequence ATGATGAGCTTATTAGATGAACTCACCAAGAAGATTGATACGAAAAAAACTCGTATGATTGACATTCGGAGATACTTACATGAAAATCCCGAACTTTCCTTTGAAGAGGAAAAAACCGCTAACTATATTCGTGATTTTTACAAGGATGTTGCTGTTGATTCTGTGGAAACAGATGTTGGTGGCGGGCATGGTGTCGTTGTAACCATTAAAGGCAGTCACCCAGGACAAACCATCGCATTAAGAGCCGACTTTGATGCTTTGCCAATTGAAGAAGAAACTGGCTTACCCTATGCTTCAAAAAATAAAGGCGTCATGCATGCTTGTGGCCATGATGGTCATACCGCTTATATGATGATTTTGGCTGAATCTTTAGCAGAGTTAAAATCACAGCTAAAAGGAACGATTAAAATTATACACCAACCAGCTGAAGAGGTTCCTCCTGGTGGCGCTCTTGGTATAATCAAAGCTGGCGTCTTGGATGATATCGATGCTATTTTTGGTATTCATGTGATGTCTCCAATGGAAACTGGCACGGTTTACTATCGCAGTGGTAATACACAAACTGGACGATCTTACTTTAAGTTAAAAGTACAAGGTAAAGGTGGACACGGTTCGTCACCTCATATGGCGAATGACGCGATTGTAGCAGCAAGTGCCTTTGTCATGAACTGCCAAACGGTTGTCAGTCGTCGTATTGATCCCTTTGATACAGCAGTTGTCACTATTGGATCATTTGATGGTAAGGGAACGTTTAATATTATTAAAGATTCGGTCGTATTAGAGGGTGATGTCCGTTCTATGTCAGACGAAGCAAGAGAAATGGTTGAATCTCAAATTCGCCAAATGGCAGAAGGACTTGCAACAACTTATGGCGTATCAATTGAACTCGAGTATGCGAATGACTACCCTGTTCTCTATAACGATCCTGCTATTACAGACCGGGTACAAGCAGCGCTTGAAGGAGCGAGGATTCCAGAAATAAAAGCAGTTGTTGAAACTGCTCCGCAACCACCTTCTGAAGACTTCGCCTATTATTTGAAAGAGAAACCAGGCTGTTTCTTCTATGTAGGCGCACGTCCTGCTGAGGGTCCATGGTATCCTCATCACCATCCGAAATTTGATATTAACGAGGATAGTTTAATTATTAGTGCCAAAGCTATGGCAGCAGTCGTAGCAGACTTTTGTGGTTAA
- a CDS encoding trimeric intracellular cation channel family protein has product MTWEILSIIGTIAFAVSGTLIAIEEDFDIFGFYILGFTTAFGGGLIRNLVIGIPVQNIWMQSSLFKIAFLVITLVFFLPNIWRGHLRSSIVFFDAVGLAAFAIQGAKAAMSFDAPLISITLAAILTGAGGGMLRDIFAGRKPMIFHSEIYAIWAGVAGMIVGLNLVESSVLTVVLLGVIVLLRVASVHYNWNLPRYFYR; this is encoded by the coding sequence GTGACTTGGGAAATTCTTAGTATTATTGGCACAATTGCCTTTGCTGTCAGTGGAACACTGATTGCGATTGAAGAAGATTTTGATATTTTTGGTTTTTATATTTTAGGTTTTACCACTGCTTTCGGTGGCGGTTTAATTCGAAATCTGGTTATCGGTATTCCTGTTCAGAATATCTGGATGCAGAGCTCTCTCTTTAAAATTGCGTTTTTAGTGATTACCCTAGTCTTTTTTCTGCCTAATATCTGGCGGGGGCATTTAAGAAGTAGCATTGTTTTCTTTGATGCGGTAGGATTGGCAGCTTTTGCCATTCAAGGTGCTAAGGCTGCTATGTCCTTTGACGCGCCGCTTATTTCCATTACGCTAGCTGCTATTTTGACAGGAGCTGGTGGCGGAATGTTACGAGACATTTTTGCTGGAAGAAAGCCAATGATTTTCCACTCTGAGATATATGCCATTTGGGCTGGTGTAGCTGGAATGATTGTCGGATTAAATCTTGTGGAATCATCTGTTTTGACTGTTGTGTTACTAGGCGTTATCGTTTTATTGCGTGTCGCTAGTGTTCATTACAATTGGAATTTACCACGTTATTTTTATCGTTAA
- a CDS encoding Beta-galactosidase C-terminal domain: MTVNHYQDGHVYYIGTELDKESLATILDQASVGIERELEETTRLEVTRRYQADESFTFIINFTSEQQPLPSEFVGMKDTLSGEHLSADKSLNPYDTIVIRKGKDGS, translated from the coding sequence GTGACGGTCAATCATTATCAAGATGGTCATGTTTATTACATCGGAACAGAACTTGATAAAGAGAGTTTAGCGACTATTTTAGATCAAGCATCAGTAGGAATTGAGCGCGAGTTAGAAGAAACGACAAGACTTGAAGTGACAAGACGTTATCAAGCTGATGAAAGTTTTACTTTTATTATTAACTTTACGTCAGAACAACAGCCACTACCAAGTGAGTTTGTTGGTATGAAAGATACCTTAAGTGGCGAGCATTTATCAGCTGATAAATCTCTAAACCCTTATGACACCATTGTGATTCGAAAAGGAAAAGATGGATCATGA
- a CDS encoding metal-sensitive transcriptional regulator — MTSCDKKVLNRLKRAEGQIRGIQKMIEDEKECTDIITQLSAVRSSVDRIMGIIVAENLQNCIQNPDEDQNLQAEKIQQAIDLIIKK, encoded by the coding sequence ATGACATCATGTGATAAAAAAGTTCTGAATAGGCTAAAACGAGCAGAAGGTCAAATTCGAGGCATTCAAAAGATGATTGAAGATGAGAAAGAATGCACGGATATTATCACGCAATTAAGTGCTGTCAGATCAAGTGTTGATCGGATTATGGGAATTATTGTTGCTGAAAACCTACAAAACTGTATACAGAATCCTGATGAGGATCAAAATTTACAAGCAGAAAAAATTCAACAAGCCATTGATTTGATTATCAAAAAATAG
- a CDS encoding rhodanese-like domain-containing protein, giving the protein MYRSKGMDEFYQEDYRQGATIIDVREVDEFTQGHIPSAKNVPLSELPESFSKLEKQTDYHVICHSGGRSAMACEFLAQKGYNVVNVMGGMSSWKGEIINE; this is encoded by the coding sequence ATGTATAGATCAAAAGGAATGGATGAATTTTACCAAGAAGATTATCGACAAGGCGCAACGATTATCGATGTTAGGGAAGTTGATGAGTTTACACAGGGGCATATTCCCTCAGCTAAAAATGTTCCACTCAGTGAACTTCCTGAAAGCTTTTCTAAGCTAGAGAAACAAACAGACTATCATGTTATTTGCCATTCAGGAGGACGCTCTGCCATGGCATGTGAGTTTTTAGCTCAAAAAGGCTATAATGTTGTCAACGTTATGGGCGGTATGTCCTCTTGGAAAGGAGAGATTATTAACGAATGA
- a CDS encoding FAD-dependent oxidoreductase, which translates to MEKVVIIGGVAGGMSAATRLRRLNESLNIVVFEKGPYVSFANCGLPYYVSGEIENRDSLLLQTPESLHNRFNIDVRVNHEVTAINPDTKTLTVNNQGVEKTESYDKLILSPGAKPFLPQIAGMEEAENVFTLRNVPDLDGIMNYLNDHKIEKALVIGAGFIGLEMAENLKAIGLDVTIVEKAPHILPTLDEEMAAFVSRELEANHVKVVTGQSATKFSNKGRSVYLEDGQKIETDLIILSIGVQPDSRLAEEAGLELGLRGGIVVNEQYQTSDPDIYAVGDAIIVKQQLTGEDSLISLASPANRQGRQVADVLSALNRKNKGSIGTAIVRVFGITAASTGLTERLVKNSNLNYKAVHTTNKDHASYYPGATDIQLKLIFDPTTGKIYGAQAVGAKGVDKRIDVLATAIKGGLTIFDLPELELTYAPPFGSAKDPVNMIGYVAMNIAEELSDNIQWHELLDELANGAILLDVRSKAELANGQFKDAIHIPLDELRQRIDELDREQTYIISCHSGLRSYLGERLLKQHQFKVKNLDGAFSIYQTVRPEEIRYV; encoded by the coding sequence ATGGAAAAAGTAGTTATTATAGGTGGCGTAGCCGGAGGGATGTCAGCAGCGACACGCTTACGCCGATTAAATGAATCGCTGAATATTGTTGTCTTTGAAAAGGGTCCTTATGTATCCTTTGCGAACTGTGGATTACCGTATTACGTCTCTGGAGAAATTGAAAATCGAGATAGCTTGTTATTGCAAACACCGGAATCCCTCCATAATCGCTTCAACATAGATGTTCGGGTGAACCATGAAGTTACTGCTATTAATCCAGATACTAAGACACTAACGGTGAACAACCAAGGTGTAGAAAAAACGGAAAGCTATGATAAATTGATTTTATCTCCCGGAGCGAAACCATTCCTTCCTCAAATAGCTGGCATGGAAGAAGCAGAGAATGTCTTTACTTTAAGAAATGTACCTGATCTAGATGGTATTATGAACTATCTAAATGACCATAAAATAGAGAAGGCTTTAGTGATTGGGGCAGGCTTCATTGGTTTGGAGATGGCAGAAAATTTGAAGGCAATCGGTTTGGATGTCACGATTGTTGAGAAAGCACCACACATTTTGCCAACTTTAGATGAAGAAATGGCTGCTTTTGTAAGTCGTGAACTTGAAGCGAATCACGTTAAAGTAGTGACCGGTCAATCGGCAACTAAGTTTAGCAATAAAGGTCGATCAGTTTACCTAGAAGATGGTCAAAAAATTGAAACAGATTTGATTATTTTATCCATTGGTGTTCAACCAGACAGTCGTTTAGCTGAAGAGGCTGGTCTTGAATTAGGATTACGTGGCGGTATTGTGGTTAACGAACAGTATCAAACATCAGACCCTGATATTTATGCGGTGGGTGATGCGATTATTGTAAAACAACAATTGACTGGCGAAGATAGCCTGATTTCATTAGCATCTCCTGCTAACCGCCAAGGTCGTCAAGTTGCTGATGTTCTTTCAGCTCTCAATCGAAAAAATAAAGGGAGCATTGGCACAGCTATTGTGCGTGTATTTGGTATAACAGCAGCTTCGACAGGTCTGACTGAGCGACTAGTAAAAAATAGTAACTTGAATTATAAAGCAGTTCATACAACAAACAAAGACCACGCGTCTTATTATCCAGGCGCAACAGATATTCAGTTAAAACTAATTTTTGATCCGACGACAGGTAAGATATATGGTGCGCAAGCTGTTGGAGCTAAGGGTGTCGATAAGCGAATTGATGTCTTAGCAACAGCTATTAAAGGCGGGCTAACGATTTTCGATTTGCCAGAATTAGAATTGACATATGCACCGCCATTTGGTTCGGCTAAGGATCCTGTGAATATGATTGGCTATGTCGCGATGAATATTGCTGAGGAGCTGAGCGATAATATTCAGTGGCATGAACTATTAGATGAATTAGCTAATGGAGCAATCTTGCTAGATGTTCGATCAAAAGCAGAATTAGCAAATGGTCAATTTAAAGATGCGATTCATATTCCCTTAGATGAGTTGCGACAACGCATCGATGAATTAGATAGAGAGCAAACGTATATCATTAGTTGCCATAGTGGATTAAGAAGTTATCTAGGAGAGCGTCTGTTAAAACAACATCAGTTCAAGGTTAAAAATTTAGATGGTGCTTTTTCAATTTACCAAACAGTAAGACCGGAGGAGATTCGTTATGTATAG